The sequence ATCACCTCCTTTCTAAGGAGTCACTAGAGTCTTCGGACTCGGACACCTAGGTCAGTCTCGCACGTGCATTTTTGTTTGTTATTCGGTTTTGAAAGACTCGGACGAGTCGAAAAAAGCAGCTCTCACGAGCTGCTTTTTTTTTGTCTAGATTTAGACTTTAGACTAGGTCTCCAGCAGGTTTGATAGCCCCTAGATTCGCGATTTTGCTCCTTACACTCGTTTTATAGAAGAGATTGAGCAGTGCATTTTAATGTGATGATTCAAGGCCAAGGCCTCACTTTGGTGGTTCATGGTGAGGATAGGGGAAGGTTCACGGCTCCTTTGTGAACCGGGCCGTTGAGGTGCAGAATTCGGAGGAAGCTAAATCCATTGCTCTTGACCCGGTAAGAATTGAGGCTACGAAAAAGTATGGAGAGTGAGCAGTAGCTATGGTCCTCGAGGTTCAATACCTGACAGAGATTGAGCCCTCAGGGAGTTCGGTGACCCCACAATGCTTTATTCTCTTTAACGAGCCGTCTAAGGCTAGGCCGTGGTGGAAGTTTTGGGGATAAGTGAGCGAGAGCAGGGCAGAATCGAGCGATTTTTGGACTCAGTGGCTGTCTTCACCTGAGAACGTGGTTTCAAAACCATCGTCTTCTATTTCTTCAAGTACATCGCATTCAGGATGTGCAGGGCGAGCGGTCACTTTACGCTTGAGCCGGATGACTTCTTCGATGAGCCCGAAGAGAATGTAGCCTGAGAAGTAAATCATGAAGGCGAATGATGCTTTGACGCCAATGGCCAAGCCAATAAAGCCGGCGAGGAGCGCACCGAGGATACTCATAGAAGTTGCGGTCGCTTTTACATTCTTAAAGTTACGGTAGCGAACATTGGAAACCATCAAAATACCAAGTGCTACGGTCATACCGATGACGAAGGTAAGCTTGATAGCGGGTTCAGCGAGGGTTTGTTGGTGGTACATGACCACGGAGCAGAGCATGCCGGCGGCCAGTGGAATCGGCACACCGGTAAAGTAGGACGAAGTGCCTTCTTCATGAGCAGCGAGAACATTGAACCTGGCGAGCCGGATAAGACCGCAGCCGAGGTAAATAAAGGCAGTGACGAGGCCAGCCATTCCCAGGGAGATGAGGCCCCATTTGTAGACGATCATCGCGGGGGCGACGCCGAAAGCAACAGCATCGGCCAAAGAATCAAGCTGCATGCCGAAATCTGATTGAGTTCTCGTTAGTCTGGCAACTCTTCCGTCGGCCATATCGAAAAAAGCGCTGAAAAAGACCGCAAGGCATGCACCGCTGAGCTCTTGAGGACCCGGAGTGCCTGAGATTAAGGCGATAGCATAGAGCCCACAAAATACGCTGGATAGAGTGAACAAGTTAGGCAGAACAAACATGGCTCGGCTTAGGTTGAGTCTTAGCCTTTTACGCTTGGTTGGAGCCGTTGGTTTATGAGAGCTGCCTGTAGTCATGCCTGAGGTATAACACCAATCTCGGGTTTAGGTAGAATGTCTTACCGGTTAATCGATCTGGGATAAGCCACATGCTGCAAGGTCGCCCTGGGCGAGCCTTTCGCACAAATCGTCGCCGGTACAGGTCGTGGATAGAAGATCTGAGCAGACGTTTTGTTGTTCTTGGCTGGGCCCTTCATCGGAGTCGTCGGTTAACGCTGAGATACAACTACGTTGTAATGTCTCCGTTGGCTCACACTTACAAACATCTTTTGCGAGGGTGAGGCAGGGGTTACCGCATGCGGAAATGAGAACAATTCCAACAAAACTTAAGATCAGAACGGAAAACTTATATATCTTAGATGACATTGAAGGTGGCTATATCTTTTTCTGGCTCGTCTCTGCAAGCAAAGGAAAGCACTTGGTGCATGAGTAATTTAACTGAGGCATACGTTTTGGGCTTAATGGCTGAAGTTGCCCACAAATTGCCCGTTGTTCAGCGAGACTTGGCGATGGCCGAGGACCGAGTCGCGGCTGTGGGCAGTGAGCTTGAGAAGGCCGCAGTGAACCATCAAGATGCTGCTCGAAGTGTGCGGGATTGCGAGGAAAATTCGCAACGGAATCAGAGAGAGCTGGCTGAATCAAATCAGGCCATCGCTGCACTTCACCAGGAATTGGCGGCCATTAAGCGCAAGATTGACGAAATTCAGAGTGAAATGGACCGCGAAGGTAAAGGTCAGATTTTTAGGCGGCTGCGACGAGAACGTGCGCGCCAACTAAATCTTCAAGATGAACGCGAGGAAAAGCTTAACGTCATACAAGAGCGGATTACGGAAATTCGAGGCGAATTGACGCAACTCGATGAGAAGGCCGCCCACGCCAACGATTCACTCTTAAACACCCGTGACGCGCTCGAAAGTCATCAGCAGGCGTTACCGGCGCCGGCGCTTTATACTCAAGTCTTTGAATTGGGACTTTCGGCCGCGCACTGTGAATTTTTCTTAGAACGTGATGGGAAGCAATGGTGCGAAAGTGTCGAGGAGTCGATTGGCTGGATGGTGACGCTCCATGAGGCATTGCGGGCAGGACGTTACCAGCTCGATCGCAACAGCCACTTTGTAGCGGGACGGTCCACGGCCAGTGCCGAGGCCATTTACGGGGCCATTGCGGTTGGGAAATTGGAACTTGCCGATACAATGTTTCGCAGCGTGACGGATCCAAATTTATTTTTCCACGAAATTTTTAATGTGTTTCGGGTCTGGTGTGCAGGCCTCTGGCTAACCGGAGATGTGCAGCGGTTGAGCAACCTTTTGGCACGGTATGAATTCAGCGAAGGGCTTCGAGGCGGCTACGTGCAAGCCTTTTTGGGTTTACTTGAGGCCGATACGGATAAGGTTTCAACGGGACTCAAGGATATTTGCCGTCACGAAATCGAACTTTGGCAGGATCCGAGTTTAAATCGTGGGCTTGGAGTTGTGAATCTTGGTGCCGTCGGCATCGCCCGATTGGCCCTCGATGCTGGGCTTCGGGTAGCGATTCCGGGTAACACGGTCCCGGATGAGCTGGTGGCGCGCTGATTGAACTCTCTGAGTTTTGAATTGTTCTAAGCCTTAAGCTATGACCCACCCATGTTGAATGCCATCTGGGTTGTTATGATCGTTATCGCCGTCATTTGCGGCGCACTTACCGGTACTCTTGATGCTGTAACCAAAGCGTCTATCGACTCGGCGAAAGCTGCGGTGGATTTGGCCATTGGTCTGGTTGGTATCATGGCCTTTTGGCTGGGGATGATGCGTATTTTGCATCATGGTGGCCTGCTACGAGATATGGCTAGTTTTCTCAAGCCGGTGATGGTCAGACTTTTTCCTGACGTTCCCCCAGAGCATCCCGCGATGAGTATGATGATTATGAACATCACCTCGAATATGTTGGGATTGGGCAATGCGGCTACGCCTTTTGGGCTTAAAGCCATGATTGAGATGAATAAGCTCAATAAAACACAAGGTGTGGCCACCAATTCAATGTGTTTGTTTTTAGCGATCAATACATCGGGACTTGCGATTTTTCCTTCGGGGATGATTGGATTGCGGGCCGCGGCGGGCGCTCAGTATCCGGGTTCGATTATTTTAACGACCATGATGGCGACGGCCATTTCGACAACGGTTGCCATTTTAAGTGCGCGGGTATTGTCTGGCTTGCCGATGTTCAAACGTGAAGCTTTAGTGACTTCCCAGGCTCAGGAAGTTCATAGCAACGATACTGAAATCTTGGCTCTCGACACTGAAGAAGCTGAAGCGTTGATGGTTGATGAGCAAGCTGAGGTTCCTGCCTGGCAAAAGCGGGCCGGTTATGGATTGGCTTTATCTGTAGCGGCAGCGCTTATTTATGCCTTGAATCAAAAAGCGACCGCTGTAGATGCCCCACCTTTGCTTGATGTATTTCGGGGTGTCTTGAGTGATTGGCTTTTGGTCGTCCTTTTGGTTTCGATTGTGATCTTCGGAGTCGTACGAGGCGTGAAGGTCTATGACGCCGTTGTTGAAGGCGGTAAAGAGGGCTTTGATGTTGCGTTGCGGATCATTCCATTCTTGGTTGCTATTTTGGTTGCGGTTGGAATGTTGCGTGCGTCTGGAGCCATTGGATTGATGGTTGGCGTGTTGGACCCATTCACCAGCATGATTGGAATGCCGGCCGAGACTTTACCTATGGCAATGCTAAGAACGCTATCTGGTTCGGGTGCCTATGGGTTGTCCAGTGAGATTATGGCTGTTCACGGTGCAGATTCTTTAATCGGTAATATTGTCTCGACCATGCAAGGAAGCACCGAAACAACGTTCTATGTTTTGGCGCTCTACTTTGGAGTTGCCCGTATCAAGGACAGCCGTCATGCGCTGCCAGCTTGCTTGCTAGCGGATATTGCAGGGGTACTGGGCGCCGTTTGGGCCTGTCATCTCTTGCTTAGCTAAGGTGCATCTCTCGATTTAAGAAGCGGTCGCATTTTACGACGCGGGCGAGGTTTAAGGACATTGGCTCTGTCGAATGCTTGTTTGGCTTTCTGTTGATATCCCTGCCGTTGGTAAAAATAAGCCAGTGTTAATTGATAGGCGAAGGCTTTGGGCTGAAGTTTAGTGAGCCGAACCAAAATAGCTTCAGCCTTAGACGTCATATTTTTCTCTTCATAAAGCCTGGCCAGATTCCCCAAAGCGCCCTCGTGTTTATTCTTCATCGCCAACACGGTCTCAAGTGTCTTGATCGCTTGACCGGTTTGCCCCTTTTGCTCTTGGCATTGCGCCTTGGAGATATAGGCATTGAGGTAGCTGGCGCGCAGTTCGATGGCGCTGTTGAATGCATCGAGTGCTTTTAAGCAGTTACCGCCAAGCTGGTATGCGAGGCCAAGTTGATGCTGTGCTCTGGGGTTTGTGGGAATCAACCGGGTGGCCTTGGAGAGGTGGCTGATTGCCCGTTTGGAGTTTGAGTCAGTATTAAGTGCCATTTGCCCTAGCTGGAGATGAACGAGGCCCCAGTCTGGATTTGAGCCGAGTAGAGTTTGAAAGTTTTGACGAGCCTTTGGGTAATTGCCGCCTCGCATGGCTTTCATTGCAATTGAAAAGGTCTTTTTTTGATCTTTTGAAATTTTACCCAATGTACGAGCCTCGAGATGGCTTGGCGAGGTTAGCCCCACAAGGCTAAACAGGAGTGCGAATAAGGGCTTGCGGATCATAATATCTGATAGTCGAGCCTTGTCCGGCGAGCAAGTACGCTGTGCTTGCGTGAACAGCTCAGGGCGAGGTAGGAGAAGAGTATGTTACTGGCAATAGATGTAGGAAACACTCAGACGGTTTTTGGTATTTTTGAAGGCGAACGACTTTGCCATCACTTTCGCCTTTCCAGCGGGCCCAGCCGAACCCATGATGAAGTGGGCGTCCTCCTGCGCGAAGTCCTCCACGACCGCGGTATTGCGATTGAAGCCATCGACGAAGTGGTCTTGGCAAGCGTCGTTCCTCCGCTGACCCGGGTTTTCGGGGATATGGCCCGTGAGCGCCTAAAATTAGAGCCGGTTATTGTCGGGCCAGGTATCAAAACAGGTATGCCCAT comes from Deltaproteobacteria bacterium and encodes:
- the pssA gene encoding CDP-diacylglycerol--serine O-phosphatidyltransferase, producing MTTGSSHKPTAPTKRKRLRLNLSRAMFVLPNLFTLSSVFCGLYAIALISGTPGPQELSGACLAVFFSAFFDMADGRVARLTRTQSDFGMQLDSLADAVAFGVAPAMIVYKWGLISLGMAGLVTAFIYLGCGLIRLARFNVLAAHEEGTSSYFTGVPIPLAAGMLCSVVMYHQQTLAEPAIKLTFVIGMTVALGILMVSNVRYRNFKNVKATATSMSILGALLAGFIGLAIGVKASFAFMIYFSGYILFGLIEEVIRLKRKVTARPAHPECDVLEEIEDDGFETTFSGEDSH
- a CDS encoding spore maturation protein — its product is MLNAIWVVMIVIAVICGALTGTLDAVTKASIDSAKAAVDLAIGLVGIMAFWLGMMRILHHGGLLRDMASFLKPVMVRLFPDVPPEHPAMSMMIMNITSNMLGLGNAATPFGLKAMIEMNKLNKTQGVATNSMCLFLAINTSGLAIFPSGMIGLRAAAGAQYPGSIILTTMMATAISTTVAILSARVLSGLPMFKREALVTSQAQEVHSNDTEILALDTEEAEALMVDEQAEVPAWQKRAGYGLALSVAAALIYALNQKATAVDAPPLLDVFRGVLSDWLLVVLLVSIVIFGVVRGVKVYDAVVEGGKEGFDVALRIIPFLVAILVAVGMLRASGAIGLMVGVLDPFTSMIGMPAETLPMAMLRTLSGSGAYGLSSEIMAVHGADSLIGNIVSTMQGSTETTFYVLALYFGVARIKDSRHALPACLLADIAGVLGAVWACHLLLS
- a CDS encoding tetratricopeptide repeat protein, which gives rise to MKAMRGGNYPKARQNFQTLLGSNPDWGLVHLQLGQMALNTDSNSKRAISHLSKATRLIPTNPRAQHQLGLAYQLGGNCLKALDAFNSAIELRASYLNAYISKAQCQEQKGQTGQAIKTLETVLAMKNKHEGALGNLARLYEEKNMTSKAEAILVRLTKLQPKAFAYQLTLAYFYQRQGYQQKAKQAFDRANVLKPRPRRKMRPLLKSRDAP